The stretch of DNA ggaatgccaacatgcattagaggaattgaagcgatacctatcgagtccaccactacttcacacttcAAAGGCAAATgagaaactttgcttgtacttggcagtatcggaaattgcggtaagtggtgtcctagttcgagaagagcaaggtacgcaatttcccatttattatgtaagtcgaaccttaggagaagcagaaactataTATCCACAGTTAGAGAAATTGGAACTTGCTCttataagcgcctctagaaagttaagaccatactttcaatgtcacctcaCCCTATAtatgtattaaccacttacccacttcgtaatattttgcacaagctcgAACTATAGGGCCGAGTGTCCAAATTGGCCGTCGaacttagtgggtacgatatcaaatatcaaccccaaATGACCGTCAAGTCttaaattttagcggacttcgtggccgatttcacgccaaccctcgtacccgaagttaaaaaggaactcttgttaaaatcaggtaaatcatcgggggtatggaccctcttcacataCGGTGCTTAGAATGTGAAGGGGTACGgtctaggcatcattttgaagacgcccacgggtagcactattaggcaatctatcaaaactactaggttaactaacaacgaggccgagtacgaggccatgattgcaggtctcgagataGCTAAAATCTTGGGAgcagaaatcattgaagccaagtgtgactctttactggtggtaaaccaagtaaacaaaaccttcaaagttcgagaggatagaatgcaaaggtatttggacaaactacatgtaactttacaccgtttcaaggaatggattttacaacatgtacctcgagaacaaaatagtgaggccgatgcacttgcaaatttggggtcatcggtcgaggaagatgagatcaactcggggactgtcgttcaactctcgagatccgtaatAGAGGAAGGGTCACACTGAGATAAACTCCAGAAgtctaacttgggattggagaaacaaatatatagaatacttcaagaacgggaaactTCCATCGGACCCAAAGGAGTTAAGAGCTCTGCGCACAAAAGCCGCACGGTTCACCTTATCCAATGATGGAACACTACTTAGAAGGATGATCGATGgtccattggcaatatgtttggtaccgggagataccgactacatcctatgtgagattcacgagggcacttgtggaaatcaatctggtgccgattcattagtccaaaacataatcagagcaggatactattggatAAATATGGACAAAGAttcaaaggagtttgttcgaaaatgtgataaatgtcaaaggtttgcaccgatgatccatcagcccggagagcaacttcactcagtcctatccccatggccattcatgaaatgggaaatggatatcgtcggccctctgccatcggccccaggtaaaactaagttcattttatttatgactgactatttctctaaatgggttgaagcacatacgttcgagaaagtgagagagaaagaggttatagacttcatctgggatcatattgtatgtcgatttgggatacccgccgaaatagtatgtgataatggaaaataatgtatCGGCAACAAAGTGATGATttttctcgaagaccacaaaataaaaaggatattatcaacaccgtatcaccctagtaggAATGAACatgccgaatcgacgaacaagactatcattcaaaacctaaaaaaggttgaatgacgctaaggggaaatggagagaaattctacctgaagttctttgggcatatcgaacaacatcaaagtccagtacgggggaaaccttgttctccttagtatatgactccgaagccttgattccggtcgaagtcggggaacccagtacAAGGTTTTGACATACAAcaaaagagtcaaatcacgaggctatgaatactaacCTCGAATTATTgtatgaaaaacgagaagccgctctcgtccgattgtcCGCCCATaagcagcggatcgaaagatattataatcgaagaaccaatcttcgccattttaaaattgggcacttagtgctaaggaaagttaccctcaacacccgaaatccaaatgaaggaaaactgggtccgaactgggaagggccATATCAGGTCCTCGAAATCGTCGGTAAAGTATCTTATAAGCTCGATATAATAAATGGAAAGaaactaccaagcaattgaaacgtgtcacatctaaaacgatactactgttaaggtacaacctcctatgttcatttatatttcgaaattaacccttGAAGGTGTTTAATCAGAAACAGGAATGGATTATTCGGCTCGAAGCCTtcaggtctgaaagcacgcgttgcactcttttttcttttgaccgatttttgtcccaaatgggtttttcggcaagttTTTTTAATGAGGcgaccattgatcgtgctaacttagaacaattcaacagtatccggggcctctttacaatcaacctcgaatactgggggcattaccctcgaatatatcaagtttgATTATCAAGTTCGAAGCAACaaagttacttcatgacaacagggtttcgataggaaaattTATAAGAGCcgaatggtcaaaacgaaccatgctcatgtagtttgcTTGATCCCTGGTACAGAAaataaacacatgtataatgacataaaggGAATTTTTTACGGATATCTAatatctcagaatccatcctctactatgcctatgggctacattacctcgagtttgagcaatcactcactcgaccactaagcctatgggatacatcacttcgagttaagcaagcactcactcgactactaagcctaagggctactctaattcgagttcgagcaatcactcactcgaccactaagcctacaggctacattactttgagttcgagcaatcactcactcgactactaagcctatgagcaacatcatttcgagttcgaacaagcgctcactcgactactaagactacaggctactcttattttgagttcgagcaatcactcactcgaccactaagcctacattCTACATTACCTTGAgttagagcaatcactcactcgactaataagcctacgagctactcttatttcgagttctagcaatcactcactcaaccactaagcctacaggatactcttattttgagttcgagcaatcactcactcgactactaagcctacgagctactcttatttcgagttcgaacaatgactcactcgaccactaagcctacgggctacatcacttcgagttcgagcaagaactcactcgactaataagcctacaagctactcttatttcgagttcgagcaatcactcacttgaccactAAGCCTACAGACTACTCTtgttttgagttcgagaaatcactcactcgaccactaagcctacggactacattacttcgagttcgagcaatcactcacttaacCACTAAGCCTACGTGAAACATCatttcaagtttgagcaagcactcgctcgactactaagcctacgagctactcttattttgagttcgagcaatcactcactcgaccactaagcctacgagctatattaccttgagttcgagaaatcactcacttgactactaaccctacaggctactcttatttcgagttcgagcaatcactcactcgaccactaagactacgagctacatcacttcgagttcgaggaagcactcactcaactactaagcttacgagctactcttatttcgagttcgagcaatcactcactcgattactaagcctatgggctactcttgtttcgagttcgatcaatcactcactcgaccactaagcctacaagctactcttatttcgagtttgagcaatcactcactcgaccactaagcctacgggttacatcatttcgagttcgagcaagcgctcactcgactactaagcttacgggctactcttatttcgagtttgattattcactcactcgactactaagcctgcaggctactcttattttgagttcgagcaatcactcactcgaccactaagcctacgagctactcttatttcgagttcgagcaatcacccactcgactactaagcctaagggctactcttacttcgacttcgatcaatcactcactcgaccattaagcctaagggctacccttatttctagtttgagcaatcactcacccgaccattaagcctacgggctacattacttcgagttcgagcagtcactcactcggttataaagacttCAAGAtccgacttcgatcaaattgcctaaagcctcgaacttatgaaaactttcataaggcatgaatgaaacagaattttcataaggcatgactGAAACAAAGTTCTCACAAGGCAGAATATGAAACAAAAATAAATCGGGAAAGGAAAAtatcttcatatatatatatgagtatttaCAAGGTTCGActaggaccctacacaaaaaacatcaaaaacaaaaAACCCTAAGGTTCCTGATTATCTCCGGGAGCAACCTCTTCTTCATCGAGCTCCTCCCGCTCTCAGGCCCGCTCTtgctctcatcatcatcatcatcatcatcatcggaagccagggTTCCAGTTTCGGCTTCAagttctttagccttttttatctcttcggtgagatTAAAACCTCAAGCATGGATTTCctcaagggtctccctccgagattaaCATTTGACGAGTTCAATAACCCAGTATGATCGAGTTTTAGCGGTCTcaactgcctctcttgcttgtacttgagcggcttcagcattgGCCAGATAGACAGCCACGAATGCATCCGCCTCGCCTTTTTCTTTTACAGCTTTAGATTTAGCCTTGGCAAGCTCGTAAGCCAATCGAGATTCAAGGTCctttatttttcttgcttgaacatCACTCCTCTCCTTCATACCTTGAAGTTGACTCTCggtcgatgataattgggctcaaacaacctctttctctgcagcaaggtgatccataccttctttccaccccatGGTCTCCGCCTTTATTGTGtcaacctcctcacgaagctgcccGATCATCTCgagcttctgctgcagctgtgagattgaaatattagccTTCGATcctgaatcgagcccatgagtttTTAAGATTAACATTACCTGCTCAGTTTGGTCAGTCTGGTCTTGATGAGCCCTGGCCAACTCGGCCCGGATCTCCCTGATTTCCTCTTCTCTTTCCCCGCAGAAGAGTTCAAGGGCGTTTCCCTCTTTAGTGACCCTTCAAAGGTCGTCCTCATAccgactcagctcagctcgagaaCATGCTTCTTGATGAACCACTAAGGCCTACAAAGgtagaagaaaagaagttagaaaagaaaaacaaacataaaGGTGGTACCAACAAAGGGAGTtagagcttacccgattcagagcttgttgCACTTCATAAAAAAGGCCCGACACATCATTAGGGCCAACAACATCCTCGATACCAGTAAACAaatcacggaaggggtcctcTCCTTCGTGAATCCGGCCTACCTCGAGGGTCCCCAAgtcttgggcttcccgaatcgccccctCAGAAAGCACTAGGAGAGTAGGCGAATCTCCGATTACTGTTGCCCCAAGCGAGTTgcttggggcattctcttcggttcggaTATGTTCAGGGCCGACCCCTTAagatatacccaccgtttgttgacttcggtgggaggcatcctcgaCCTCTAATGATTCGGGGACTTTTCCCGAATCTTTCTCTGATATTCCCCCAGTTCGAGGCGGAGCTTCATAAACaatcatcgatccagctgcctttggggcatcaaTGGTTTTCTTCGCTCGGGCCACCAGAATAGAGCCATCGTTTTttttctcttcctcttcttcttcttcttcttcttcttcttcttcttcttcttcttcttcttcttcttcatcccttagacaacGAACTGACTCTTCGGTCAAaaggatggtattcttcctcggcttaaaAGCCTCCATTGTCTTAGGTTGTGGATCCTCGAAAGTAGAGGCCTTTTTCCTCTTATGGTCCTTCGCCGGTTTCGGGACCAGAGCCGGCGTCTCTTCCTCAATAGACGGGGGCCTCAAAACCACATCTTTGCCCATGCCTACACataagaaaattggttaagtatatgAAAAACATTTCGGTCAGACTATCAAAGACTTGAGAAaaaaacttaccatgatttttggcctcctatTGACcatttgacaaatcacgccaggagcgctcggcgtatgtagaggtcgaagccaggtcccatacccagctcttaaggttaggaattgcaccgggcatccaaggaaccactgcatcacaaaaggggatatcggtgagaaagaaacGAAGGGACAAAACAACAGGAGATAACAACAGAAGTATATTtatgcttcatgttccattcctcgggaaatggcatcttctcggccggaaTTAGGTCCGAAGTCTTTACTCGagcgaacctgcccatccaacctcgatccttgtcctcatcgatgctcgagaacaacacctTGGTAGCCCAGCgctagagttttattaacccgcctcgaaagaGACGGGGGCTGTACAATCTAATAAGATGGTCGaaggtgaaaggcatcccctcgattttgttcacaaagaagcggatcagaataacgatccgccaaaaagaaggatggatttggcctagggttattcggTATTGACAGCAAAAAGCGACGAcaacagggtcgagggggcctAACATGAAATGGTAGGTATatacacttaaaaaccctttcacatgggTAGTAATATCTTCCTCGGGAGC from Nicotiana tomentosiformis chromosome 11, ASM39032v3, whole genome shotgun sequence encodes:
- the LOC138901169 gene encoding uncharacterized protein, translated to MGKDVVLRPPSIEEETPALVPKPAKDHKRKKASTFEDPQPKTMEAFKPRKNTILLTEESVRCLRDEEEEEEEEEEEEEEEEEEEEEKKNDGSILVARAKKTIDAPKAAGSMIVYEAPPRTGGISEKDSGKVPESLEVEDASHRSQQTALVVHQEACSRAELSRYEDDL